A segment of the Candidatus Neomarinimicrobiota bacterium genome:
AGTACTCGGTCGAAACCAGGTTCGAGCGACAAGCCCGTACAGCACAGTCGAATACTTAGTATAATTCTCTAAGAAATAAGGAAAAAGTTCCCCTATTAGGTCGGAAAAATCTTCCACCACTTTATCAGAACTGTCCAGAAGTAATTTAGACACATATTATTAAACCTTTAAAAACCTTACGAATATTAGCTTTCCCGGAGATACCAATCATCAACGCAAGTGATTCGAGATTTGGCACGTAACTTGCCTTTATGTCTGTGAAATACAAGGAGAGGAGTATGGTCGAGACAATATCTACATTTAATGCGCTGCAAGGCGGAGCACAATTATCCAATAGTAGGGATAGAAATGCTATGGGAAGAGACGCATTTATGAAGCTTCTTTTAGTACAATTAAGAAATCAGGATCCTAATAATCCACTTAAATCGCATGAATTTGCCAGCCAATTAGCGCAGTTCACATCTGTAGAACAACTCTTCAACATAAATGAGAAACTTGACAGGAATCTCGAATTGGATTTCAATATGAGCCAGTCGTTAGGTAATTCGCTCGCCACCACAATAGTCGGTAAGGACGTAAGAGCGATTGGAAATGAGATAAGCTATGAGAATGGTGAAGCAAGCGATGTGTTCATTGATCTTAGCCAGAGCGCAGCAAATGTCGTCGTGAGCATTTATGATTCGAATAATACTCTCATGAGAAGGGTTGATATGGGGGCGATGACAGGCGGCGAGAGCATATTCAGATGGGATGGTAAAAATAATAATGGGGTCGAGATGGCAGATGGTATTTATACTTTTTCAATAGATGCCAATGGCAATAACGGCGTGCCGGTACCTGTGGCATTCTACATAGGAGGGCATATTACCGGTGTGAAATTCAGTCAAGATAACGCAACGACCTTTATCGTAGGCGCTTTAAACATAGGCGTAGCGGACGTAATTATGATTACAGAACCAAGAGGAAATTAGATGTCAGAAAGTGATCTGATAGCAAGAATCAGTGCTGCGAGTATATCCGGAAAAGCCGAATCAATCGCCCCGAAGCCTGTAACACCGGATGTAAAGCGAGGGAGATTAAAGGGTAAGGAGTCATTCAGGGATGTACTTAACGATCAGATGAGCGTAAGGTTTTCTTCTCACGCGCAGAAAAGACTTGAA
Coding sequences within it:
- a CDS encoding flagellar hook assembly protein FlgD, whose protein sequence is MVETISTFNALQGGAQLSNSRDRNAMGRDAFMKLLLVQLRNQDPNNPLKSHEFASQLAQFTSVEQLFNINEKLDRNLELDFNMSQSLGNSLATTIVGKDVRAIGNEISYENGEASDVFIDLSQSAANVVVSIYDSNNTLMRRVDMGAMTGGESIFRWDGKNNNGVEMADGIYTFSIDANGNNGVPVPVAFYIGGHITGVKFSQDNATTFIVGALNIGVADVIMITEPRGN